A region from the Pelobates fuscus isolate aPelFus1 chromosome 3, aPelFus1.pri, whole genome shotgun sequence genome encodes:
- the PHLDA1 gene encoding pleckstrin homology-like domain family A member 1: MFYIISTDNPLIIENPGQILPSHWIALLKSSCTFLGKARFHRWQLYPSRNMLESSCKVVKEGLLEKRSDGLLQLWKKKRCLLTEEGLLLIPPKQLEQPQQQQSSPPEPARIKELHFSNMKTVDCVERKGKYVYFTVVMAEGREIDFRCPQDEGWNAEITLQMVQYKNRQAILAVRSTRQKQQHLVQQHGQRLRSTSNSA; encoded by the exons ATGTTCTATATTATATCGACTGATAATCCATTGATTATTGAAAACCCTGGCCAA ATCCTGCCCTCCCATTGGATAGCACTGCTCAAGTCATCCTGCACATTCTTGGGGAAGGCAAGGTTCCATCGCTGGCAACTGTATCCATCCAGGAACATGCTGGAGAGCAGCTGCAAGGTGGTGAAGGAAGGGCTCCTGGAGAAGAGGAGCGATGGCTTGCTGCAGCTCTGGAAGAAGAAGCGGTGTCTCCTCACCGAGGAAGGTCTTCTCCTTATCCCACCCAAACAGCTGGAGCAACCACAGCAGCAGCAGAGCTCCCCTCCGGAGCCTGCCAGGATTAAAGAGCTCCACTTCTCCAACATGAAGACGGTGGATTGCGTGGAGAGGAAAGGGAAATATGTGTATTTCACGGTGGTGATGGCTGAGGGGAGGGAGATAGATTTTCGGTGCCCGCAGGATGAAGGCTGGAACGCTGAGATCACGCTGCAGATGGTGCAGTATAAGAACAGACAGGCTATTCTGGCTGTGAGGTCCACAAGGCAGAAACAGCAGCACCTGGTCCAGCAACACGGACAGCGGCTCAGGAGCACGTCCAACTCTGCATAG